The Nitrospirota bacterium nucleotide sequence GCGGCAAGGTATTCGTCCAGCCATGGCCGCCATGTTACTATGTTGGATTTGTTTTCAAATATGGAGGGGCCATAGAGGGAAATGTAGTTTTTGCCGTCATAGGCTTTGGGTATGCCAAATTTAGTAATGCTTACCGCAAGGTCTGCCGTTTCCGCCTCGTCAGCCCAAAAATACCGGTCGCTAAGATTGTAAAACAATATGAAAACCGTATATATGCAAAGGGCTGCATACAAAAGCGAATCAAACACCGTTACAGATTTAAGCGGTTTTATGGGATTTTCGTACAAATCACTCCTCACCCCGTATTTTACAATAATTTATTATTTCATGCTGCAAATTTCTAAGAGGGTTTGGAATCTTCTTAGCAGGATTTGGAGTCTTTTCCCAACAAATAAGTGTTAATCAGTTTAGTTGATGAAAAGACGATTTCCTCTTGTGTGAATCTGATTTCAGCTCCGATTTCTTTAACGACGTCAAATTCCCGCTGGATTTTACCGGTGGGATCCACCAGTTTTTCAAACTCCTGGCCTTTAACATAAATGTCAGGCCTGAGCAGCCTCAGAGTTTCCTCTGCGGTAGGCCATTTGTTTATAGCGACAAAATTGACACATGCAAGGGCTGCAATGCTTTCGGCTCTCAGAGTTTGGTTAAAGACGGGCCTGCCCGGACCCTTATCAATATAGATATCCGGACTAACTGTCACAACAAGGATGTCTCCCATTTTTTTAGCTGCCTGAAAGTGCTTAATATGCCCGGGGTGCATCAGATCAAAGCAGCCGTGGCAGTGCACGATTTTCTTTCCCTCAGATTTTAACTGCTTAAGTGTTTTAGCCAGCTCCTCAAGCGGTGTTATTACCAATTATGTTTCCCCCTTCATATATAACCCTTCCGTGATGTGCAGCTGGGTAAACAATTGTGCCTATCACGTCCTTATACCGCTTAAACTCATCAGGCGTTTTCACAATAATATCCTTTGGTACGGAAATATCCCGCAGAAGTTTTCTCAATGGAACAGCCCTTTTATGC carries:
- a CDS encoding adenylyltransferase/cytidyltransferase family protein — translated: MVITPLEELAKTLKQLKSEGKKIVHCHGCFDLMHPGHIKHFQAAKKMGDILVVTVSPDIYIDKGPGRPVFNQTLRAESIAALACVNFVAINKWPTAEETLRLLRPDIYVKGQEFEKLVDPTGKIQREFDVVKEIGAEIRFTQEEIVFSSTKLINTYLLGKDSKSC
- a CDS encoding nucleotidyltransferase domain-containing protein, translating into MNVDETITEIVQRIAAFCSPEKIILFGSYAYGKPTTDSDLDIMIITDTVEAPHKRAVPLRKLLRDISVPKDIIVKTPDEFKRYKDVIGTIVYPAAHHGRVIYEGGNIIGNNTA